In Pseudomonas sp. MTM4, one genomic interval encodes:
- a CDS encoding DUF72 domain-containing protein, which yields MAAIHIGISGWRYAPWRGDFYPKGLTQKNELKFASRAVSSIEINGSFYSLQRPELYAGWYDETPKGFVFSVKAPRYITHILRLRDVEKPIANFLASGVLALKDKLGPMLWQFPPSFKFDPELFETFLKLLPHDTEAALEMAKGCEARMEGRSYLQIDRKRQLRHAVEIRNESFVDPAFVALLRKYKVALVVADTAGKWPYREDLTSDFVYIRLHGAEELYTSGYSDEALDNWCRRITRWSEGRQPDDAQLISATKPRPRKARAVYCYFDNDVKVRAPYDARQLLRRLGLEEDLETTPGHLEGVLV from the coding sequence ATGGCAGCCATCCATATCGGAATTTCAGGCTGGCGCTACGCACCTTGGCGCGGAGATTTCTATCCCAAGGGCCTCACCCAGAAGAACGAATTGAAGTTCGCGTCACGTGCCGTAAGCAGTATCGAGATCAACGGGTCTTTCTATTCGTTGCAACGGCCAGAGCTGTATGCCGGCTGGTATGACGAAACCCCGAAGGGCTTCGTCTTCAGCGTCAAGGCGCCGCGTTACATCACGCACATTCTGCGGTTGCGCGACGTGGAAAAGCCCATCGCCAACTTCCTCGCCTCCGGCGTACTGGCACTCAAGGACAAGCTCGGACCGATGCTTTGGCAGTTTCCGCCGTCGTTCAAGTTCGACCCCGAGCTGTTCGAGACCTTTCTCAAACTGCTACCTCACGACACCGAAGCGGCGCTGGAAATGGCCAAGGGCTGCGAGGCGCGCATGGAAGGTCGCAGTTATCTGCAGATCGATCGAAAGCGCCAGTTGCGACACGCCGTGGAGATCCGCAACGAAAGCTTTGTCGACCCCGCGTTCGTTGCGCTGCTGCGCAAGTACAAGGTCGCGCTAGTGGTGGCGGATACCGCCGGCAAATGGCCCTATCGCGAGGATCTGACCAGCGATTTCGTCTATATCCGCCTGCACGGCGCCGAGGAGCTTTACACCAGCGGTTACAGCGACGAGGCGCTGGATAACTGGTGCCGACGCATCACGCGCTGGAGCGAGGGACGGCAACCCGACGACGCGCAACTCATCTCTGCCACCAAACCCCGGCCACGCAAGGCGCGAGCGGTTTATTGCTATTTCGATAACGACGTGAAGGTCCGGGCGCCATACGACGCGAGACAGTTGTTGCGCCGGCTCGGGCTGGAGGAAGACCTGGAAACCACTCCGGGCCATCTGGAAGGAGTACTGGTGTGA
- a CDS encoding zinc-dependent alcohol dehydrogenase: MKAVVYHGVGDIRLEDVADPRIEAPTDAIVRITASAICGTDLHFVRGTFSGMKPGTILGHEAVGIVEELGADVRNLQIGDRVVIPSTIACGNCSYCRSGYFAQCDVANPNGKEAGTAFYGGPSATGPFHGLQAEKARIPFANIGLVKLPPEVSDDQAIVLSDIFPTGYFGAEMAEIKPGDTVAVFGCGPVGQFAIASAKLLGAGRVFAIDQFEDRLRMAQHQGAEIIDFNREEPVETLKRLTSGIGVDRVIDAVGIDAEHGCCGGKPADGAKADQGGQWQPGDAPSQALEWAVQSLAKAGTLSIIGVYPPDAMTFPIGMAMNKNITMNMGNCHHRKYIPRLIEMIQARRIDPAKILTQIKPMTDVIAAFEAFDRRERGWIKVELQPQRSNPSGAGSEETVIDKAVADTFPASDPTSMQNPR; this comes from the coding sequence ATGAAAGCTGTTGTTTATCACGGTGTGGGCGACATCCGTCTCGAAGACGTAGCCGACCCGCGCATCGAAGCCCCAACCGACGCCATTGTGCGCATTACCGCCTCGGCCATCTGCGGAACCGATCTGCACTTCGTGCGGGGCACGTTCAGCGGCATGAAGCCCGGCACCATCCTGGGGCACGAAGCCGTGGGCATCGTCGAAGAGCTCGGTGCGGACGTGCGCAACCTGCAGATCGGCGACCGGGTGGTGATCCCGTCGACCATCGCCTGCGGTAATTGCTCCTACTGCCGCTCGGGTTATTTCGCTCAATGCGACGTGGCCAACCCCAACGGCAAGGAGGCCGGCACGGCTTTCTATGGCGGCCCATCCGCTACCGGCCCGTTCCACGGGTTGCAGGCGGAAAAGGCGCGCATCCCGTTTGCCAACATCGGTCTGGTCAAGCTGCCACCCGAGGTCAGCGATGACCAGGCGATCGTCCTCTCCGACATCTTCCCGACCGGTTACTTCGGTGCCGAAATGGCCGAGATCAAACCCGGCGATACGGTCGCGGTGTTCGGCTGTGGTCCGGTCGGCCAGTTCGCGATAGCCAGCGCCAAGCTGCTGGGCGCCGGTCGGGTATTTGCCATCGACCAGTTCGAGGATCGGCTACGCATGGCCCAGCATCAGGGCGCAGAAATCATCGATTTCAACCGGGAAGAGCCGGTCGAGACACTCAAGCGCCTCACGTCGGGCATCGGTGTGGATCGAGTCATCGATGCAGTGGGCATCGATGCCGAACATGGCTGTTGCGGAGGCAAGCCGGCCGACGGCGCGAAGGCGGATCAAGGCGGCCAGTGGCAGCCGGGCGACGCTCCTTCGCAAGCGCTGGAATGGGCGGTCCAGAGCCTGGCGAAGGCCGGCACGCTGTCGATCATCGGTGTCTATCCGCCGGATGCCATGACCTTTCCCATCGGCATGGCGATGAACAAGAACATCACCATGAACATGGGCAACTGCCACCATCGCAAATACATTCCTCGGCTGATCGAAATGATCCAGGCGCGGCGCATCGACCCGGCGAAGATACTGACTCAAATAAAGCCGATGACCGACGTCATCGCTGCGTTCGAGGCCTTCGATCGGCGCGAGCGCGGCTGGATCAAGGTTGAGTTGCAGCCACAGCGCAGCAACCCCTCCGGCGCCGGGTCGGAAGAAACAGTGATCGACAAGGCGGTTGCCGATACCTTCCCGGCCAGCGATCCGACCAGCATGCAGAACCCGCGATAA
- a CDS encoding class III extradiol ring-cleavage dioxygenase — translation MQTSSVSVNGKRMPTLFVPHGAGPCFFMDWNPSHAWDATAKFLKSVAASLPAKPKAIVVISGHWLEDEFRVTGAAHPGLIYDYNGFPAHTYELRYPAPGDPALAARIVEMLGAAGMAASRDDERGYDHGVFIPLKLMFPEAQIPVVQLSLRNDLDPQALLDAGQALAGLRDEGVLIVGSGMSFHNMRGYGDARFGPISDEFDAWLSSTVESEPTHRNAALLHWEQAPSARLCHPPRGEEHLLPLLVAAGAGGDSTGHKLFSDRVMETTLSAFGFGVE, via the coding sequence ATGCAGACGTCCAGCGTTTCAGTGAACGGCAAGCGCATGCCGACCCTGTTCGTACCGCACGGCGCGGGGCCGTGTTTTTTCATGGACTGGAATCCGTCCCACGCCTGGGACGCCACGGCAAAATTTCTCAAGAGCGTCGCCGCGAGCCTGCCGGCGAAGCCGAAGGCGATCGTGGTGATTTCGGGGCATTGGCTGGAAGACGAGTTCCGTGTTACCGGCGCCGCACATCCGGGCTTGATCTACGACTACAACGGCTTTCCGGCGCACACCTATGAATTGCGCTATCCGGCGCCGGGCGATCCCGCCCTGGCTGCACGGATTGTCGAGATGCTGGGCGCAGCGGGAATGGCCGCGAGCCGGGACGACGAGCGCGGCTACGATCACGGCGTGTTCATTCCGCTGAAGCTGATGTTCCCCGAGGCGCAGATCCCGGTCGTGCAGTTGTCGCTGCGCAACGATCTCGATCCGCAGGCGCTGCTCGATGCAGGCCAGGCCTTGGCCGGGCTGCGTGATGAGGGCGTTCTGATCGTCGGAAGCGGCATGAGTTTTCACAACATGCGCGGCTATGGCGATGCCCGTTTCGGGCCGATTTCCGATGAGTTCGACGCTTGGCTGAGTTCAACGGTCGAATCGGAGCCGACACACCGCAACGCAGCACTTTTACATTGGGAACAAGCGCCTTCGGCGCGCCTGTGCCACCCGCCGCGTGGCGAGGAGCACCTGTTGCCGCTGTTGGTTGCGGCCGGAGCGGGCGGTGATTCCACCGGACACAAGCTGTTCAGTGACCGCGTCATGGAAACCACGCTCTCGGCGTTCGGTTTTGGTGTTGAATAG
- a CDS encoding LysR family transcriptional regulator, whose protein sequence is MLDRITSMRVFVRTTSAGSLSAAARHLGMSPAMATKHVDALEARLGVKLFHRSTRRLTLTEAGNRYLDACQRILLDIDETEAGIASQRVEATGLLRLNVPLVFGTHYIAPLLFEFSHRHPAVKVELGLSDSQVDLIDGGWDMAVRIGRLGDSSLQARKLGDVPLVLCAAPAYLDARGVPRRVADLAQHNCLTYSLSTSTSAHEWVFGRNGDIRAKVDGDLLANNGEALLAAAVRGQGLLYGPQFIAADAVRRGELVVLELDHPALIIDGIYILYPPDRRPPAKVRVMIDYLVEAFSGAQPWAL, encoded by the coding sequence ATGCTCGACCGTATCACCAGCATGCGCGTATTCGTGCGTACGACCAGTGCCGGCAGCCTGTCCGCCGCGGCACGTCATCTGGGCATGTCGCCGGCCATGGCGACCAAGCATGTCGATGCGCTGGAGGCACGCCTGGGGGTCAAGCTGTTTCACCGCAGCACGCGGCGGCTGACGCTCACCGAAGCCGGTAATCGCTACCTCGACGCCTGCCAGCGAATTCTGCTCGACATTGACGAAACCGAGGCCGGCATCGCGTCGCAACGCGTCGAGGCGACCGGACTGCTGCGGCTCAACGTGCCGCTGGTGTTCGGCACTCATTACATCGCCCCGCTACTGTTCGAGTTCAGCCACCGGCATCCGGCGGTGAAGGTGGAACTGGGGCTGTCCGATAGCCAGGTCGATCTCATCGATGGCGGCTGGGACATGGCGGTACGCATCGGCCGGCTCGGCGACAGTTCGCTTCAGGCCCGAAAGCTCGGTGACGTCCCGCTGGTGTTGTGCGCTGCGCCCGCTTATCTGGACGCCCGTGGCGTGCCGCGCCGAGTCGCCGATCTGGCGCAGCACAATTGCCTGACCTACAGCCTGTCGACATCCACTAGCGCGCATGAATGGGTATTCGGACGCAACGGCGACATACGGGCCAAGGTCGATGGCGACCTGCTGGCCAACAATGGCGAGGCGTTGCTCGCCGCGGCCGTGCGTGGACAAGGGCTGCTCTACGGCCCACAATTCATCGCCGCAGATGCGGTGCGCCGTGGCGAACTGGTCGTACTGGAATTGGATCATCCGGCGCTGATCATCGACGGCATTTACATCCTTTACCCGCCCGATCGGCGCCCGCCGGCCAAGGTCCGGGTGATGATCGACTATCTCGTCGAAGCCTTCTCTGGCGCTCAGCCCTGGGCGCTATAG
- a CDS encoding endonuclease/exonuclease/phosphatase family protein, protein MNLDKNHPLDSSDLDAHMSTAVSSVRLLTVNTHKGFTALNRRFILPELREAVRAVSADIVFLQEVLGTHEKHALRFHDWPKMSQYEFLADSIWTDFAYGRNAVYPDGDHGNALLSKFPITKYENLDISIAGPERRGLLHSVLQVPGHDQFHAICVHLGLRESHRQQQLRLLCDLLDSLPDDAPVVVAGDFNDWRLKGAQVLDRCAGMHEVFAVSQGKVAKTFPARWPMLRLDRIYVRNATSHKPQILGNKPWTHLSDHLPLAVEIHL, encoded by the coding sequence GTGAACCTGGACAAGAATCATCCACTCGACAGCAGTGACCTGGACGCGCACATGTCCACGGCGGTCAGTTCCGTCCGCCTGCTGACCGTCAACACCCACAAAGGCTTCACCGCCCTGAATCGGCGATTCATCCTCCCGGAGCTGCGCGAAGCGGTCAGGGCCGTTTCCGCCGATATCGTGTTCCTGCAGGAAGTGTTGGGCACTCATGAGAAGCATGCCCTGCGCTTTCATGACTGGCCAAAAATGTCGCAGTACGAGTTTCTCGCTGACAGCATCTGGACCGATTTCGCCTATGGCCGCAACGCCGTCTACCCCGACGGCGATCACGGCAATGCGCTGCTGTCGAAATTCCCCATCACCAAGTACGAGAATCTCGACATCTCCATCGCCGGACCGGAGCGCCGTGGCTTGTTACACAGCGTGCTACAGGTGCCGGGGCATGACCAGTTCCACGCGATTTGCGTGCATCTAGGCTTGCGTGAGTCCCATCGCCAGCAGCAACTTCGCCTGCTGTGCGACCTGCTCGACTCCTTGCCCGACGATGCGCCCGTGGTCGTGGCCGGAGACTTCAATGATTGGCGGCTCAAAGGCGCTCAGGTGCTGGATCGCTGCGCCGGTATGCACGAAGTGTTCGCGGTTTCCCAGGGCAAGGTCGCCAAAACCTTCCCGGCCCGCTGGCCCATGCTGCGTCTGGATCGCATTTACGTGCGTAATGCCACCAGCCATAAACCGCAAATACTTGGTAACAAACCCTGGACGCACTTGTCCGATCATCTGCCCTTGGCGGTGGAGATACATCTATGA